The following coding sequences lie in one Sorghum bicolor cultivar BTx623 chromosome 6, Sorghum_bicolor_NCBIv3, whole genome shotgun sequence genomic window:
- the LOC8073402 gene encoding 7-deoxyloganetin glucosyltransferase, whose protein sequence is MGFAAAAADDAGKPHAVLVPFPAQGHVTPMLKLGKILHCWGFHVTFVNSEYNHRRLLRSRGAGALDGLPGFRFATIPDGLPPSDADATQDVPSLCRSTEETCLPHFRALLQALNAASSSPDDDVPPPVTCVVGDGTMSFTLEAAREIGVPCALLWTASACGYMGYRYYRTLIDKGIFPLKEEQLTNGFLDTPVDGMSKHMRLKDFPSFIRSTDPDEFMVHYAIRVTGQTAGADAVVLNTFDELEQEALDAMRAETIPPAATSINTIGPLALLAEQIVPKGGHHQLDALGSNLWKEDVSCFRWLDGRAPRSVVYVNYGSITVMTDEELVEFAWGLANSGHDFLWIIRPDLVSGDAAVLPPEFREATKGRGLLASWCPQDAVLRHEAVGVFLTHSGWNSTLESLCAGVPMLCWPFFAEQQTNCRYKCTEWGVGVEIGHDVRREAVEAKIREAMDGEEGKEMRRRALEWRDTAVRATQPGGRSYANLQKLVTDVLLSGGNGKSS, encoded by the exons ATGGGCTTCGCCGCTGCTGCCGCCGACGACGCCGGCAAGCCGCACGCCGTGCTGGTGCCGTTCCCGGCGCAGGGCCACGTCACGCCGATGCTGAAGCTGGGAAAGATCCTCCACTGCTGGGGCTTCCACGTCACCTTCGTGAACAGCGAGTACAACCACCGCCGCCTGCTCCGGTCCCGCGGCGCGGGCGCGCTCGACGGCCTCCCGGGCTTCCGCTTCGCCACCATCCCGGACGGCCTGCCGCCGTCCGACGCGGACGCCACCCAGGACGTTCCCTCCCTCTGCCGCTCCACGGAGGAGACCTGCCTCCCGCATTTCAGGGCCCTGCTCCAAGCTCTCAACGCCGCCTCATCATCCCCTGACGACGACGTGCCGCCGCCGGTCACCTGCGTCGTCGGCGACGGCACCATGAGCTTTACCTTGGAGGCCGCCAGGGAGATCGGCGTCCCGTGCGCTCTCCTCTGGACTGCCAGCGCCTGCGGTTACATGGGCTACCGTTACTACCGCACCCTCATCGACAAGGGCATCTTCCCGTTGAAAG AGGAGCAGCTGACGAACGGGTTCTTGGACACGCCGGTGGACGGGATGAGCAAGCACATGAGGCTCAAGGACTTCCCAAGCTTCATCCGCTCCACGGACCCCGACGAGTTCATGGTCCACTACGCCATTAGGGTGACGGGTCAGACAGCCGGCGCGGACGCCGTCGTCCTCAACACCTTCGACGAGCTCGAGCAGGAGGCGCTCGACGCCATGCGCGCCGAGACGATCCCACCTGCAGCGACGTCCATCAACACCATCGGCCCGCTCGCCCTCCTCGCCGAGCAGATCGTGCCCAAGGGCGGCCACCACCAGCTCGACGCGCTGGGCTCCAACCTCTGGAAGGAGGACGTGTCCTGCTTCCGCTGGCTCGACGGCAGGGCGCCCAGGTCGGTGGTGTACGTGAACTACGGCAGCATCACGGTGATGACCGACGAGGAGCTGGTGGAGTTCGCGTGGGGTCTGGCCAACAGCGGCCACGACTTCCTGTGGATCATCCGGCCGGACCTCGTCAGTGGCGACGCCGCCGTGCTGCCGCCGGAGTTCCGGGAGGCGACCAAAGGGCGCGGCCTGCTGGCGAGCTGGTGCCCGCAGGACGCGGTGCTGCGGCACGAGGCGGTGGGCGTGTTCCTGACGCACTCCGGGTGGAACTCGACGCTGGAGAGCCTCTGCGCCGGGGTGCCAATGCTGTGCTGGCCGTTCTTCGCGGAGCAGCAGACCAACTGCCGGTACAAGTGCACGGAGTGGGGCGTGGGCGTGGAGATCGGCCACGACGTGCGGCGGGAGGCCGTGGAGGCGAAGATACGGGAGGCCATGGACGGGGAGGAAGGAAAGGAGATGCGTCGCCGCGCGTTGGAGTGGCGGGACACCGCCGTGCGCGCGACGCAGCCCGGCGGGCGCTCGTACGCCAATCTGCAGAAGCTGGTGACTGACGTGCTCCTCTCGGGTGGCAATGGCAAGAGTTCTTAA
- the LOC8057448 gene encoding uncharacterized protein LOC8057448 isoform X2 — protein MEALLELEKVQRVLSLMSSRGLSHADSSGGGAAADRFLAQFLLFMVQPFDSLTMENKFLLVSELLAKATPDTLEEMQHLTHLEANQDIPSGGLLQPIKKSKMHAENSTIQAVPMVGFDAMTRAKSTLEDFCRSYFMFHGLDVNEPQAIFKYLPVLCFTESYIYQLDASNEDCLHVVPNDNTSKVLGKKEEALIETSLSQMIEPLEGLLQCQGLMTDRLGTELKSGIQYWSLERKLCQALLRNEKVNELHMDFLSVSEFLVEISDDLYDYEDDVMNNTFNILRMFAAIYGPLEAPNMLAKCIGEAEEKYESFSKKLEPSLSGSYWRRCEEATKEGGKISGHAYGTWNIPRVISNEDSFRRERLSKHDASAVII, from the exons atgGAGGCGCTGCTGGAGCTCGAGAAGGTGCAGAGGGTGCTCTCCCTCATGAGTTCGCGCGGCCTCTCCCACGCCGactccagcggcggcggcgctgccgctGACCGCTTCCTCGCCCAATTCCTCCTCTTCATG GTGCAACCGTTTGATTCTCTTACCATGGAGAATAAGTTCCTTTTGGTCTCTGAGCTATTAGCAAAG GCTACTCCTGATACTTTGGAAGAAATGCAGCATCTCACCCATCTGGAAG CTAATCAAGATATACCTTCTGGAGGTTTACTCCAGCCAATTAAGAAGTCTAAGATGCATGCCGAGAACTCAACCATTCAGGCTGTGCCGATGGTTGGTTTTGATGCGATGACAAGAGCTAAGTCTACACTTGAAGATTTT TGCAGATCGTACTTTATGTTTCATGGTTTGGATGTTAACGAGCCACAAGCCATTTTCAAGTATCTACCTGTTCTTTGTTTCACAGAGAGCTACATATATCAG TTAGATGCTTCAAATGAAGACTGTTTACATGTAGTCCCAAACGACAACACTTCAAAA GTGTtgggaaagaaagaagaagctcttATTGAAACATCCTTGTCTCAAATGATTGAACCCCTTGAAGGCCTTCTTCAGTGTCAAGGATTAATGACAGATCG ATTGGGAACTGAACTCAAATCAGGCATTCAGTATTGGTCTCTAGAGAGGAAGCTCTGCCAAGCATTACTAAGAAATGAGAAG GTCAATGaattgcatatggacttcttgtCAGTCTCAGAATTTTTGGTTGAGATATCTGATGACCT GTATGATTATGAG GATGATGTTATGAACAATACTTTCAATATCCTTCGCATGTTTGCTGCAATATATGGACCATTAGAGGCACCGAATATGCTG GCCAAGTGCATAGGCGAGGCTGAAGAGAAATATGAGAGTTTCTCAAAGAAATTGGAGCCTAGTCTCTCAGGCAGTTACTGGAGAAGATGTGAGGAAGCTACAAAGGAAG GCGGAAAAATATCAGGCCATGCATATGGAACATGGAATATCCCTCGTGTGATAAGCAATGAAGACTCTTTCCGACGTGAAAGATTGAGCAAACACGATGCTTCTGCTGTGATCATCTGA
- the LOC8057448 gene encoding uncharacterized protein LOC8057448 isoform X1, with the protein MEALLELEKVQRVLSLMSSRGLSHADSSGGGAAADRFLAQFLLFMVQPFDSLTMENKFLLVSELLAKATPDTLEEMQHLTHLEANQDIPSGGLLQPIKKSKMHAENSTIQAVPMVGFDAMTRAKSTLEDFCRSYFMFHGLDVNEPQAIFKYLPVLCFTESYIYQLDASNEDCLHVVPNDNTSKVLGKKEEALIETSLSQMIEPLEGLLQCQGLMTDRLGTELKSGIQYWSLERKLCQALLRNEKISIEDVMKAIHLKSFDYRVLNLLMFQLTGQHVNELHMDFLSVSEFLVEISDDLYDYEDDVMNNTFNILRMFAAIYGPLEAPNMLAKCIGEAEEKYESFSKKLEPSLSGSYWRRCEEATKEGGKISGHAYGTWNIPRVISNEDSFRRERLSKHDASAVII; encoded by the exons atgGAGGCGCTGCTGGAGCTCGAGAAGGTGCAGAGGGTGCTCTCCCTCATGAGTTCGCGCGGCCTCTCCCACGCCGactccagcggcggcggcgctgccgctGACCGCTTCCTCGCCCAATTCCTCCTCTTCATG GTGCAACCGTTTGATTCTCTTACCATGGAGAATAAGTTCCTTTTGGTCTCTGAGCTATTAGCAAAG GCTACTCCTGATACTTTGGAAGAAATGCAGCATCTCACCCATCTGGAAG CTAATCAAGATATACCTTCTGGAGGTTTACTCCAGCCAATTAAGAAGTCTAAGATGCATGCCGAGAACTCAACCATTCAGGCTGTGCCGATGGTTGGTTTTGATGCGATGACAAGAGCTAAGTCTACACTTGAAGATTTT TGCAGATCGTACTTTATGTTTCATGGTTTGGATGTTAACGAGCCACAAGCCATTTTCAAGTATCTACCTGTTCTTTGTTTCACAGAGAGCTACATATATCAG TTAGATGCTTCAAATGAAGACTGTTTACATGTAGTCCCAAACGACAACACTTCAAAA GTGTtgggaaagaaagaagaagctcttATTGAAACATCCTTGTCTCAAATGATTGAACCCCTTGAAGGCCTTCTTCAGTGTCAAGGATTAATGACAGATCG ATTGGGAACTGAACTCAAATCAGGCATTCAGTATTGGTCTCTAGAGAGGAAGCTCTGCCAAGCATTACTAAGAAATGAGAAG ATCTCTATTGAAGATGTTATGAAGGCAATCCATCTCAAATCATTTGACTATCGAGTTCTTAACCTGTTGATGTTTCAACTTACTggtcagcat GTCAATGaattgcatatggacttcttgtCAGTCTCAGAATTTTTGGTTGAGATATCTGATGACCT GTATGATTATGAG GATGATGTTATGAACAATACTTTCAATATCCTTCGCATGTTTGCTGCAATATATGGACCATTAGAGGCACCGAATATGCTG GCCAAGTGCATAGGCGAGGCTGAAGAGAAATATGAGAGTTTCTCAAAGAAATTGGAGCCTAGTCTCTCAGGCAGTTACTGGAGAAGATGTGAGGAAGCTACAAAGGAAG GCGGAAAAATATCAGGCCATGCATATGGAACATGGAATATCCCTCGTGTGATAAGCAATGAAGACTCTTTCCGACGTGAAAGATTGAGCAAACACGATGCTTCTGCTGTGATCATCTGA
- the LOC8073403 gene encoding uncharacterized protein LOC8073403, which yields MALDARSLLPVVSVVVVPALELEVCSGMMPRTRNGGGVPSATTTGAAEVSVVDVPALWSDEGRMKRELVAWAKAVASMAIRETMKC from the coding sequence ATGGCTCTGGATGCGAGGTCCCTGCTTCCGGTAGtgtccgtcgtcgtcgtccccgcCCTCGAACTCGAAGTCTGCTCCGGGATGATGCCGAGAACCAggaacggcggcggcgtcccGTCCGCGACGACGACGGGCGCGGCGGAGGTGTCCGTCGTGGACGTGCCGGCGCTGTGGAGTGACGAGGGGAGGATGAAGCGGGAGCTGGTCGCGTGGGCCAAGGCCGTGGCGTCCATGGCCATCAGGGAAACCATGAAGTGCTGA